The Leptolyngbya sp. 'hensonii' genome includes the window CCCCCAGCTCTCCTGTTAACGGGAACCGAAGCAGAAACCCAGGTGGTGGAATTGAAATCCCAAAGTATGCCTGTGGGTCTTTTCACAGACACTCAGTTCACCAATAGCTACTGCAAAGTGGAGCCGGGAAGTGAGTTGTACATTTTCAGTGATGGTATTTATGAAGTGAAACAGTCGGATGGGAATCTGGTTGGGCTTCCATCCTTCGTCGATCTGGTACGAAAATTGCGATCAGATTCCAGCCTCAATCTCGACTGGTTATTAAACCAGATTCAGGATCTGGGTGAAAAACCAGGTTATGAAGATGATGTGTCTCTGCTGAAAATCAGCTTTGATTAATGGGGGCTACAGCCGCTTCAAAGGCCGATCGATCGGGGAACATTTCAAATACCTGATCCAGACGGGTCAGCTCCATTACCATCCGGACCTGGGTATTCAGGGAGCAGAGGTAGAGTCTGGCATTGTCCGCTCGCACCCGTTGCAGGGAGGCAACCAGGGCTCCCAAGCCAGAACTATCCATAAAAGTCACCTGCTCGAAATCGATCAGGACAGTTTTAGTGCCTGACTCCAGGAGATTGATAATTTTGTGCCTCAGGTCTATTCCTCCTTTCGTATCCATCATCCCGGAAGGCTGCAACACTTTAACTTGAGCACTCATAGAAAACCCTGTCGTTTTAGCTAAACTTTCGTCATCTTAATAAGTAGGTCGGCACAATTAAATTAAGGATGAGAGTCGGGGTGAAGGGGGCGTGCCCCCTTCTTATAATTAATCTCACCCGATTACTTAATGGTGTTTCGAGAACCGGTCAAAGTCACCGATGAGGTGGAAGGGCTGAACGCCAACCCAAGCGTTCCCAAGATTACCAACAGGTCAACTTATAGCTTTTTTGCATCATCCAGTGCCGCTTGCAGTCGATCGCAAAAAATCTTTAAGACCTTGATGCGGGCAAATTTCTTATCATTGGCTTCAATTAAGGACCAGGGGGCAAAGGACGTTCCAGTGCGTTCAATCATCTCATTGGCGGCCAGTTCATAGTCATGCCAGCGGGCCCGATTCCGAAAGTCTTCTTCGGTAATTTTATAGTGCTTATAAGGTGTGGATTGTCTCTCCTCAAAACGGCACATTTGCTCATCGGCATCGATATGAACCCAGAACTTGAGCAAGAGGATACCATGCTCATGCAGTTGCTGCTCAAAATCGACAATCTCAGTATAGGCCCGCATCCATTCCGCTTCGGTGGCAAAGCCTTCGATCCGCTCAACCAGCACCCGGCCATACCAACTGCGATCGAAAATGGTGATTCGTCCAGCTCTGGGGAGATGCCGCCAGAAGCGCCAGAGATAGTGGTGACTGCGCTCCTCATCGGTGGGGGCTGCAATCGGAATCACCTGGTAGCCCCGGGCATCGATCGCCGACGTGATCCGTCGGATAATCCCCCCTTTGCCCGCCGCATCCCAGCCTTCAAACACTAGGATGGCAGAACGTCCGGCTGCTTTGGCTTGTCGGTAGAGTAGATTTAATTGCCCCTGATATTTTTCCAGTTTTTGTTTATACGCTTCGTCGCTCAAGCTTTGGGAGAGATCCAGGGTGTCCAACAGGGTGTAGGGATCCTGAAGGACGGTGGTGGGACTGGAGACCGGCGAGATCGCTGGAGGAATTCCGGCTAGGCGTTTTGAAATCAGCTTGAGAATGGAGGTCCCAACGGTAATACTGCGATAGCGCTTGTCTGTGCCTTCGATCACCATCCAGGGTGCTTCCCCAGTGCTGGTCATCCGCAGGGCATGCTCCGAAATGCGCCGAAACTTATTGTAAAGCTTGAAATGTTGCCAGTCGGTTTCGGTGACTCGCCAGCGGGTGGCGGGATTTTTCATCAGGGCATTGAGCCGCTTTTCCTGGGCGTCTTTGCTGAGATGAAACCAGAATTTAATGATCAAGGCCCCATCATCCACCAAGGCTTTTTCAAAAGCATTAATTCGCACCATGGCGGCTTCCAGATCGCCATCTTTGGTTTTGCCATAGACCCGATCGATAATCGGACGGGTATACCAGGAGCCGAAGAAAATGCCGATTCGGCCTTTGGGGGGTAGAACCCGCCAGAACCGCCAGGCTTCGGGTCGCTCCTGTTCTTCGTCAGAAGGGGGACCAAA containing:
- the pap gene encoding polyphosphate:AMP phosphotransferase; its protein translation is MPLDRRRQLPCSPTIVAISGGRGFLQVEQWLSEDIHQKNSEEEPPMFESAEIGHKLSKEKYEAQEPDLRIQLLEMQEDLKQAPFPVIILIGGVDGAGKGETVNLLHEWMDPRYLQTHAFGPPSDEEQERPEAWRFWRVLPPKGRIGIFFGSWYTRPIIDRVYGKTKDGDLEAAMVRINAFEKALVDDGALIIKFWFHLSKDAQEKRLNALMKNPATRWRVTETDWQHFKLYNKFRRISEHALRMTSTGEAPWMVIEGTDKRYRSITVGTSILKLISKRLAGIPPAISPVSSPTTVLQDPYTLLDTLDLSQSLSDEAYKQKLEKYQGQLNLLYRQAKAAGRSAILVFEGWDAAGKGGIIRRITSAIDARGYQVIPIAAPTDEERSHHYLWRFWRHLPRAGRITIFDRSWYGRVLVERIEGFATEAEWMRAYTEIVDFEQQLHEHGILLLKFWVHIDADEQMCRFEERQSTPYKHYKITEEDFRNRARWHDYELAANEMIERTGTSFAPWSLIEANDKKFARIKVLKIFCDRLQAALDDAKKL
- a CDS encoding STAS domain-containing protein encodes the protein MSAQVKVLQPSGMMDTKGGIDLRHKIINLLESGTKTVLIDFEQVTFMDSSGLGALVASLQRVRADNARLYLCSLNTQVRMVMELTRLDQVFEMFPDRSAFEAAVAPINQS